From a single Ignavibacteria bacterium genomic region:
- a CDS encoding glycoside hydrolase family 3 C-terminal domain-containing protein, with the protein MKTLRLSIIALFLLTFLPVVLFAQKTDKEIKDEVQKLVGKMTLEEKVGQMTQLTIQAVSKKQGNKDQHHELDLQKLEEVIVKYHVGSILNVYDKAHEIDYWHEVITKIQDIATKKTRLNIPVIYGIDAIHGATYTVNSTLFPQALAMASTFNREIAKKAGEITALETYASGIPWNFNPVLDLGRQHLWPRLWETYGEDVYLASEMGFNYIKASQENNLIPKNRFTTCLKHYVGYSFPINGLDRTPAWISERMLREYFLPPFEAGVKAGSLTVMVNSAEVDGIPGHANYHLLTEVLRGEMNFQGFVVSDWEDIKRLFTRDKVADSPKEAVRMAVMAGVDMSMVPNDLSFYELLLELAKDGKVPMSRIDEAVSRILYVKMKIGLFENPYPDKTYLSKFATKENTQANLDAAHESVVLLKNDKNILPLKKDKKVFVTGPTSNLRSALNGGWTITWQGNEESLMQMDKKTVVEAMVSEVSSKKIIFNEGCSFDKMLDVDNAVKLAKESDVVVLCLGESAYCETPGNITDLTLPKAQLDYAKKIIATGKPVVLVMLEGRPRVITEIADKVDGIVVSFLPGMQGGVAISDILYGNVNPSGKLPITYPKSPNGITLYDYKPIEFFDGNKYDPLFPFGHGLSYTKFAYSNLKLNDSEMTENGEIKVTVDIKNTGDKKGKEVVQLYLTDMFGTVSRPNKQLKGFEKVELSPGETKTVSFVINKDHLSFIGIQNKRIVEKGDFMVTVHDLQAKFTLK; encoded by the coding sequence ATGAAAACTCTCAGACTGTCAATTATAGCATTATTCCTTCTGACTTTTCTTCCGGTTGTTCTCTTCGCCCAGAAGACTGACAAGGAAATTAAAGATGAAGTTCAAAAGCTTGTCGGTAAAATGACCCTTGAAGAAAAAGTTGGTCAGATGACACAACTTACAATTCAGGCAGTTTCCAAAAAACAAGGAAACAAGGACCAGCATCACGAACTTGATCTGCAAAAACTTGAAGAAGTGATTGTAAAATATCATGTCGGCTCCATTCTCAATGTTTACGATAAAGCTCATGAGATTGATTACTGGCACGAAGTTATAACAAAAATTCAGGATATTGCCACAAAAAAGACCAGACTGAACATCCCTGTAATTTATGGTATTGATGCAATTCATGGCGCCACATACACGGTAAATTCCACTCTCTTCCCGCAGGCTTTGGCGATGGCGTCCACATTTAACAGGGAAATAGCAAAAAAAGCAGGTGAGATAACCGCACTTGAAACCTATGCTTCCGGCATTCCCTGGAATTTCAATCCCGTGCTCGATCTCGGCAGACAGCACCTTTGGCCAAGACTCTGGGAAACCTACGGTGAAGATGTTTACCTCGCATCAGAGATGGGGTTTAATTACATAAAAGCCTCGCAGGAAAACAACTTAATTCCCAAAAACAGATTTACAACATGTCTGAAACATTATGTCGGATACAGTTTCCCCATTAACGGTTTGGACAGAACTCCCGCATGGATTTCCGAGAGAATGCTCAGGGAATATTTCCTCCCTCCGTTCGAGGCTGGTGTGAAAGCAGGCTCACTTACAGTAATGGTCAACTCTGCTGAAGTTGACGGAATACCCGGTCACGCAAACTATCATCTTCTTACAGAAGTACTTCGTGGCGAGATGAATTTTCAGGGATTTGTGGTTTCCGACTGGGAAGACATCAAAAGACTTTTCACCCGTGACAAAGTAGCAGATTCACCAAAGGAAGCTGTTCGCATGGCTGTTATGGCAGGTGTCGATATGAGCATGGTGCCCAATGACCTTAGCTTTTATGAATTGTTGCTCGAACTTGCAAAAGATGGCAAGGTACCAATGTCGAGAATCGACGAGGCAGTAAGCAGAATTCTTTATGTAAAAATGAAAATCGGACTTTTCGAGAATCCTTACCCTGACAAAACATACCTCTCAAAATTCGCAACCAAGGAAAATACACAGGCAAATCTTGATGCCGCTCATGAATCAGTAGTACTGTTAAAGAACGACAAAAACATCTTGCCTCTTAAAAAAGATAAAAAAGTGTTTGTTACAGGTCCCACTTCCAACTTGAGATCCGCACTTAACGGCGGCTGGACAATCACATGGCAGGGGAACGAAGAATCACTCATGCAGATGGACAAAAAAACTGTTGTTGAAGCAATGGTCTCCGAGGTTTCTTCCAAGAAAATAATCTTTAACGAAGGATGCTCTTTCGATAAGATGCTCGATGTTGATAACGCTGTTAAGCTGGCAAAGGAATCCGATGTCGTGGTTCTTTGTCTCGGTGAATCGGCTTACTGCGAAACACCCGGAAACATCACAGACCTTACACTTCCAAAAGCACAACTTGATTATGCCAAAAAGATTATTGCCACCGGAAAACCTGTCGTCCTTGTAATGCTCGAAGGAAGACCGAGAGTAATAACCGAGATTGCTGATAAAGTTGACGGAATTGTAGTTTCTTTTCTCCCCGGTATGCAGGGCGGTGTAGCCATCTCCGATATCCTTTACGGTAATGTAAACCCAAGTGGAAAACTTCCGATAACCTATCCAAAATCACCAAATGGTATTACACTCTACGACTACAAACCGATTGAGTTCTTTGACGGAAATAAATATGATCCTCTTTTCCCCTTCGGACATGGTCTTAGCTATACAAAATTCGCATACTCGAATTTGAAACTTAACGACTCTGAAATGACCGAAAACGGTGAAATCAAAGTTACCGTTGATATTAAGAACACAGGTGATAAAAAAGGTAAGGAAGTGGTACAGCTCTATCTGACTGACATGTTTGGTACGGTAAGCAGACCCAACAAACAATTGAAGGGATTCGAAAAAGTTGAACTTTCACCAGGTGAAACAAAAACTGTATCATTCGTAATTAACAAAGATCATCTTTCATTTATCGGCATTCAGAACAAAAGAATTGTCGAAAAAGGTGATTTTATGGTAACAGTTCACGATCTTCAGGCGAAGTTTACACTAAAATAA
- a CDS encoding cellulase family glycosylhydrolase — translation MKSLLMLFPGAVFCLMLTATPSAQGFLKVSGKTIVNGNGQEVFLKGVGLGGWLLQEGYMLHTSAFANAQWQIRAKIVDLIGETNTEQFYETWRKNYVRKIDIDSIKAWGYNSIRLPFHYNLFATNTNPPQFLTKGFDIVDSLLSWCEENQIYLILDMHAAPGGQSDEPISDYNSALPSLWQSAQNRDLTVKIWRKIAERYKDKQWIGGYDLLNEPKWDLGANNQPLRDIYIRLTDTIRAVDTNHIIYIEGNWFATNFTGLTPPWDANMVYSFHKYWNTNNTGSIQYLLDMRNSTNRPLWLGETGENSNQWLTDMAELMKNNNIGWATWPHKKIKSAVGPLSVTLSPLYQTLLNYWGGSGPRPSASYAQSALSAQANALKLELCTYNKDYIHSLLKQPFSNSTTPYAENLIPGTIYAPDYDMGKHGVAYSDAAYQNTNNGTAYNSGYEYRNDGVDIEKCSDFSSNGYDVGWIDNNEWLTYTVKIQQSGVYNISLNVASQNGGGSIFLLMDGQGLGNFLNVPATGGWQSWQNVTLENVNLTAGVRKFMIRFYTGGFNLSNIDFTLVSTDVEDEKALPAEFSLSQNHPNPFNPSTVVKYSIPSDGFVNISVFNTLGEKVATLVNDNLNAGEYSVSFEAKDLAGGIYLCKMETGNFVSTKKMVLLK, via the coding sequence ATGAAATCTTTGTTGATGTTGTTCCCCGGGGCAGTCTTCTGTTTGATGTTAACGGCTACTCCCTCTGCCCAGGGGTTTCTTAAAGTAAGCGGAAAAACAATTGTTAATGGTAACGGACAGGAAGTCTTTCTTAAGGGTGTCGGTCTCGGTGGCTGGCTTCTGCAGGAAGGTTACATGCTCCACACCTCTGCTTTTGCCAATGCACAATGGCAGATTAGAGCTAAAATAGTTGATCTTATCGGTGAAACAAATACTGAGCAGTTTTATGAAACCTGGAGAAAGAATTATGTCAGAAAAATTGACATTGATTCCATCAAAGCATGGGGTTACAATTCCATCAGGTTGCCGTTTCACTACAATCTGTTTGCCACGAATACAAATCCGCCACAGTTTCTGACTAAAGGGTTTGACATAGTAGATTCCCTTCTCTCATGGTGTGAAGAAAATCAGATTTACCTGATTCTCGACATGCATGCAGCACCGGGGGGGCAGAGCGACGAGCCCATCAGTGACTACAACTCTGCACTACCGTCCCTGTGGCAAAGTGCCCAGAACAGAGACCTGACTGTGAAAATCTGGCGAAAAATTGCTGAAAGATATAAAGACAAACAATGGATTGGCGGTTATGACCTTCTGAACGAACCCAAATGGGATCTCGGAGCCAACAATCAGCCTCTTCGCGATATTTATATTCGCTTGACGGATACAATTAGAGCGGTCGATACCAACCACATTATCTATATCGAAGGTAACTGGTTTGCAACCAATTTTACGGGACTTACCCCGCCCTGGGATGCCAACATGGTTTACAGTTTCCACAAATACTGGAATACCAACAATACCGGTTCAATTCAGTATCTGCTCGACATGAGAAACAGTACAAACAGACCTCTTTGGCTTGGTGAAACAGGTGAAAATTCAAATCAGTGGCTAACCGACATGGCAGAACTGATGAAAAACAATAACATCGGCTGGGCTACCTGGCCCCACAAGAAGATTAAATCCGCTGTGGGTCCCCTCTCGGTTACTCTTTCGCCACTGTATCAGACTTTATTAAATTATTGGGGTGGAAGTGGTCCCAGACCTTCAGCTTCGTATGCGCAAAGTGCCCTTAGTGCCCAGGCAAATGCCTTAAAGCTCGAACTTTGCACATACAACAAGGATTATATCCACTCACTCCTGAAACAGCCCTTCTCGAATTCCACTACTCCTTATGCTGAAAATCTTATCCCCGGGACAATATATGCACCCGATTATGACATGGGAAAACATGGAGTGGCATATTCAGATGCAGCTTATCAAAATACCAACAACGGAACAGCTTACAACTCAGGTTATGAATACCGAAATGACGGTGTGGATATTGAAAAATGCAGCGATTTTTCCTCAAACGGGTATGATGTCGGCTGGATTGACAATAACGAATGGCTTACTTACACCGTGAAAATTCAGCAAAGTGGTGTTTATAACATCTCACTGAATGTTGCTTCGCAAAACGGTGGCGGAAGCATCTTCCTCCTTATGGATGGACAGGGACTCGGCAATTTTCTCAATGTTCCCGCAACAGGTGGCTGGCAGAGCTGGCAGAATGTTACACTCGAAAATGTGAATCTCACTGCCGGAGTCAGAAAATTCATGATCAGATTTTACACGGGTGGATTCAATCTTAGCAACATCGATTTTACTCTTGTTTCTACTGATGTTGAGGACGAAAAGGCTCTTCCTGCTGAATTTTCATTGAGCCAGAATCATCCAAATCCGTTTAACCCTTCCACTGTGGTTAAATACTCCATTCCTTCGGACGGATTTGTTAACATCAGTGTCTTCAACACACTCGGTGAAAAAGTGGCAACACTTGTAAATGACAACTTGAATGCCGGTGAATATTCCGTTTCATTCGAAGCAAAAGACCTTGCAGGTGGAATATATCTTTGCAAAATGGAAACGGGTAACTTCGTTTCCACCAAAAAGATGGTACTGCTCAAGTAG
- a CDS encoding carbohydrate-binding protein produces MSLKKSQFRSFLFMVVLLVCQGEIIYSQSVQVGNGSYSTVLPSGAVGPSSSQGSPVVPKVSSNFNQPVQTNDWWSSLIFPFYGSQHSNTMYVLPLVVKAGSDGLGMGYTLNPVYAAADYLYPYQQQLTVGVEGLAASRTLVDSYGDWTVTASWNDGVRSMKSTIGHGLPYAFFTMTGGNAKVVCTENPVIWSNSNGVVGLTVAGRHYGIFAPAGSVWTGTTTLVSNLNGKDFLSVAVLPDNSPATLEFYRKRAYAFVTGSTVSWTYDKQNAKVISNFTLQTVLKDSSAGNLNSTLTALFRHQWLNTTAPLTSYSYVSVRGQMRIFDGSTFSTTHDFNGILPALPNEGIYNPSILAAYIDTVARETLPAGPIYENGKAIARFANVVHIADQLGKTAARDHFLQQIKTRLEAWLTVGGGHEMSYIANWNTISAYPSGYGADNQLNDHNFHYGYLIIAAATVAQYDPQWALESQWGGMINLLIKDCVNWDRNDRRFPFLRSFDPYEGHSWEAGHGDFGDGNNEESSSESMNFATGVALWGAATHNDTIRDLGIYLYANERSAIEQYFFDINDATFPAAYPRKALGMVWGGKGVHSTWFGADPEFIHGINFLPMTGGSLYHGRNPEYIGLNYAEMVNEIGSKPRKWKDVIWQWYAFADPQFAMNEFYADPNYEAFDGETKAHTYHWLGNLRRIGRLNITVTADIPTYAVFTANNQKKTYVAYNPGNNPVVVNFSDGYSMPVPARSMHSFNSDTSGAGLPVAVPISDISKGKAPLTVKFKGSNSFDRNGTITSYHWDFGDTTQAFSADTTHLYRYPGVYTAVLTVKNNLNLIGRGEIVITVDGNGTPYAGTPKTVPAVVQAEEYDLGGEGVAYHDSDPQNKGVPFRANEGVDIEGCGDVGGGYDVGWIVTGEWMEYTINVSETGYYELSTRVASVPGGGSYHISIDGVNVTGKKNVPVTGGWQFWTDVVSTGIRLEAGVHIMRFEVEGPEFNLNYINVKRDLTDIATEGNQPVEFALEQNYPNPFNPSTSIRFSLPESGLVKLAVYNSLGEKVETLVNKEMNSGFHSVVFDAKEFSSGVYFVKMESGSFVSVRKIVLLK; encoded by the coding sequence ATGAGTCTGAAAAAATCACAATTCAGATCTTTTTTATTCATGGTTGTGCTCCTTGTATGTCAGGGTGAAATCATCTACAGTCAGTCCGTCCAGGTTGGCAACGGAAGTTACAGCACCGTCCTCCCTTCCGGAGCGGTTGGTCCATCCTCTTCCCAGGGCTCTCCTGTGGTTCCAAAAGTTTCTTCAAATTTCAATCAGCCTGTTCAAACCAATGACTGGTGGAGCAGCCTGATTTTCCCCTTCTATGGCAGTCAGCATTCAAATACGATGTATGTTCTCCCATTGGTTGTTAAAGCGGGAAGTGACGGTCTTGGGATGGGTTACACTCTGAATCCTGTTTACGCTGCTGCAGATTATCTCTATCCGTATCAACAACAGCTTACAGTTGGAGTCGAGGGACTTGCGGCATCAAGAACCCTCGTTGACAGTTATGGTGACTGGACCGTGACAGCTTCATGGAATGATGGGGTCAGATCGATGAAATCGACAATCGGGCATGGTCTGCCTTACGCATTCTTTACCATGACAGGTGGAAATGCGAAAGTAGTGTGTACTGAGAACCCGGTAATATGGTCGAATTCAAACGGAGTGGTTGGTCTGACGGTCGCAGGCAGACATTATGGGATATTTGCTCCTGCCGGTTCGGTCTGGACAGGCACCACAACACTCGTTTCAAACCTTAACGGGAAGGATTTCCTTTCTGTTGCGGTTTTACCCGACAACTCCCCTGCAACTCTTGAGTTTTACAGAAAAAGAGCCTACGCATTTGTTACGGGAAGTACCGTCTCCTGGACCTACGACAAGCAAAATGCAAAAGTGATCTCAAATTTTACACTTCAAACAGTCCTTAAAGACAGCAGTGCCGGAAATCTGAACAGTACCCTGACAGCACTCTTCAGGCACCAGTGGCTGAATACAACCGCACCACTCACAAGCTATTCCTATGTTTCGGTCCGCGGACAAATGAGAATATTTGACGGCAGTACATTTTCAACAACTCACGATTTTAACGGAATCCTGCCGGCACTACCAAATGAGGGAATTTATAATCCTTCGATCCTGGCGGCATATATTGATACGGTTGCCCGCGAAACGCTCCCCGCAGGTCCGATTTATGAAAACGGCAAGGCAATTGCCAGATTCGCAAATGTGGTACACATAGCAGATCAGCTCGGTAAGACCGCTGCCCGTGATCATTTTCTTCAGCAAATTAAAACCAGACTCGAAGCATGGCTTACCGTCGGTGGCGGGCATGAGATGTCGTATATCGCAAACTGGAACACCATTTCTGCATACCCCTCGGGATACGGGGCTGACAACCAGCTTAACGATCATAACTTTCATTATGGCTATCTGATCATAGCTGCGGCTACGGTTGCACAGTATGACCCCCAATGGGCTCTTGAATCACAATGGGGAGGGATGATCAACCTCCTGATCAAGGATTGCGTGAACTGGGACAGAAATGACAGGCGATTCCCCTTCCTGAGAAGTTTTGATCCGTATGAGGGTCACTCGTGGGAAGCCGGTCATGGTGATTTTGGAGACGGTAACAACGAGGAATCAAGCTCCGAGTCAATGAATTTTGCAACCGGGGTGGCTCTCTGGGGCGCGGCAACTCATAATGACACGATTCGTGATCTTGGTATCTATCTCTATGCGAATGAAAGATCAGCAATCGAGCAATATTTCTTTGACATAAACGATGCTACATTTCCTGCCGCATATCCGAGAAAAGCTCTCGGGATGGTTTGGGGAGGAAAGGGAGTTCACTCGACATGGTTTGGTGCTGATCCTGAATTTATTCACGGAATAAATTTCCTGCCAATGACAGGTGGTTCACTTTACCATGGAAGGAATCCCGAGTATATAGGATTGAATTACGCTGAAATGGTGAATGAAATCGGCAGCAAACCCCGTAAGTGGAAAGATGTAATCTGGCAGTGGTATGCTTTCGCCGACCCGCAATTTGCGATGAACGAGTTTTACGCTGATCCAAATTATGAAGCGTTCGACGGTGAGACAAAAGCTCATACTTATCACTGGCTTGGCAATCTCAGGAGAATCGGTAGACTGAATATAACGGTGACGGCAGACATTCCGACTTATGCGGTTTTCACGGCAAACAATCAGAAAAAGACTTATGTCGCTTATAACCCTGGCAACAATCCGGTTGTGGTAAATTTCTCAGACGGCTATTCGATGCCTGTTCCTGCCCGTTCGATGCACTCTTTTAACAGCGACACTTCGGGAGCCGGCCTCCCTGTTGCGGTTCCAATTTCAGATATTTCAAAGGGGAAAGCTCCTCTTACTGTCAAGTTCAAAGGGAGCAACAGTTTTGACAGAAATGGAACCATCACTTCGTATCACTGGGATTTTGGTGATACAACCCAGGCTTTCAGTGCTGACACCACTCATCTCTACAGGTATCCGGGTGTTTACACGGCGGTTCTGACTGTTAAAAACAATCTGAACCTTATTGGCAGAGGTGAAATCGTAATTACGGTTGACGGGAATGGCACACCATACGCAGGTACTCCCAAAACCGTTCCAGCAGTTGTTCAGGCAGAAGAGTACGATCTTGGTGGTGAAGGTGTCGCATATCATGACAGTGATCCGCAAAACAAGGGAGTTCCTTTCCGTGCTAATGAAGGTGTCGATATCGAAGGCTGCGGAGATGTCGGCGGTGGATACGATGTCGGTTGGATTGTTACGGGAGAGTGGATGGAATATACCATCAATGTGAGCGAAACAGGATACTATGAATTATCGACTCGTGTTGCTTCGGTTCCGGGCGGTGGAAGTTATCATATCTCAATCGACGGTGTTAATGTTACGGGAAAGAAGAATGTCCCCGTCACGGGAGGATGGCAGTTCTGGACTGATGTGGTCTCAACCGGAATAAGACTTGAAGCCGGCGTTCATATCATGAGATTTGAAGTCGAGGGACCCGAATTCAACCTGAACTACATCAATGTGAAACGGGATCTTACAGATATTGCCACGGAAGGAAATCAGCCCGTTGAATTTGCACTTGAACAAAATTATCCGAATCCGTTTAATCCTTCAACTTCGATTCGTTTCTCACTTCCTGAGTCGGGACTTGTTAAACTTGCCGTTTACAACTCACTTGGTGAAAAAGTTGAGACGCTTGTGAACAAAGAGATGAATTCAGGATTTCATTCGGTTGTCTTCGATGCAAAGGAATTTTCAAGCGGAGTTTATTTTGTCAAAATGGAATCGGGAAGTTTTGTCTCCGTTCGAAAGATTGTACTTTTAAAATAG
- a CDS encoding YceI family protein, whose product MAKSTWSIDPTHSEIGFKVKHMMFTNVSGKFNSFEAAIENEDDKFETSKISFSADVNSINTNNTDRDNHLRSADFFDVEKFAKLSFVSTDIVKVDENNFKVSGDFTIKDVTKKITLDAEYSGLMKDPWGNTKAGFALEGKINRKDFGLTWNAALETGGVLVGEDVKLLIEVQLVKS is encoded by the coding sequence ATGGCAAAGTCAACATGGTCAATCGACCCGACACATTCCGAAATCGGATTTAAAGTAAAACACATGATGTTCACAAATGTTTCAGGAAAATTTAATTCCTTCGAAGCTGCAATTGAGAACGAAGACGACAAATTTGAAACTTCTAAAATCTCTTTCAGTGCAGATGTCAATTCCATCAACACTAACAATACTGACAGAGACAATCACCTCAGAAGTGCTGACTTCTTCGATGTGGAAAAATTCGCAAAACTTTCATTCGTATCCACTGACATCGTAAAAGTTGACGAAAACAACTTCAAGGTATCAGGCGACTTCACAATTAAAGATGTAACAAAGAAGATCACACTTGATGCTGAATACAGCGGATTGATGAAAGATCCATGGGGAAACACCAAAGCCGGATTCGCTCTTGAAGGAAAAATCAACAGAAAAGATTTCGGTCTTACATGGAATGCAGCTCTTGAGACCGGTGGAGTACTGGTAGGCGAAGATGTGAAACTGCTTATCGAAGTGCAGCTCGTTAAAAGCTAA
- a CDS encoding pirin family protein has product MASSILHKSATRGLANHGWLVSRHTFSFANYYDPERMNFGTLRVLNDDFVAPGMGFGTHPHDNMEIISIPLEGDLEHKDSMGNSTVIKHGDIQVMSAGTGIRHSEYNKNKEVPVKFLQIWVFPDKRNVTPRYDQITLNAEDRKNRFQQILSPSADDEGVWIHQNAWFHMADLEKGTSTEYQIKGEGNGLYVFVLSGDVKVDGQPLASRDGFGLWDTKTVNFAADSNTSLLLMEVPMTV; this is encoded by the coding sequence ATGGCAAGCTCAATTTTACACAAGTCAGCGACGCGGGGCCTAGCAAATCACGGATGGCTCGTTAGCCGCCACACTTTCAGTTTCGCAAACTACTATGACCCCGAAAGAATGAATTTCGGTACACTTCGTGTTCTTAATGATGATTTTGTTGCACCGGGCATGGGATTTGGTACACATCCGCACGACAACATGGAAATCATTTCCATTCCTTTGGAAGGCGATCTTGAACATAAAGACAGTATGGGAAACAGCACGGTAATAAAGCACGGTGATATACAGGTTATGAGTGCCGGCACAGGTATCAGGCACAGCGAATATAACAAGAACAAAGAGGTGCCGGTAAAATTTTTGCAGATCTGGGTTTTCCCGGACAAGAGAAATGTAACTCCAAGATATGATCAGATTACACTGAATGCAGAGGACAGGAAGAACCGTTTTCAGCAGATTCTCTCCCCGTCAGCAGATGATGAGGGTGTCTGGATACATCAAAACGCATGGTTCCACATGGCTGATCTCGAAAAAGGGACATCAACAGAGTATCAGATCAAAGGTGAAGGAAACGGGCTCTATGTTTTTGTTCTGAGCGGCGATGTTAAGGTAGATGGACAGCCCCTTGCAAGCAGAGATGGTTTTGGCTTGTGGGATACAAAAACAGTAAATTTTGCAGCAGATTCAAATACTTCCCTCCTCCTGATGGAAGTTCCAATGACAGTTTAA
- a CDS encoding D-cysteine desulfhydrase family protein, with protein MFENIPRISLATLPTPLENAPALAKHLGLKSLLIKRDDMTGLALGGNKIRKLEFELAAALEKGCDTVITVGATQSNHARMTAAACRKTGLDIKLVLGGDDVNELNGNLLLDALYGADIRYIVGSCDEDVLNSEMYKWSDELISSGKKPYTIIMGASTPLGAIGYVAAMKEIADQFGDQPVQVVLTVSSCGMYAGVALGAAMYMPQAKIIGISVSHDKKFIEKRTRELMAESCRLLGADHRYAEQDLHIYDEYYEEYAVPVKGAQEASAVCANLEAMILDQVYTGKAMYGLFELACAGILNGEVPVIFIHSGGMPAIFARPLPVGEYIKFRKIGV; from the coding sequence ATGTTTGAAAATATCCCCCGGATAAGTCTGGCGACACTTCCGACCCCGCTTGAAAACGCACCCGCACTTGCCAAACACCTTGGCTTAAAATCACTCCTGATCAAGAGAGACGACATGACGGGTCTCGCACTGGGTGGAAACAAGATTAGAAAACTTGAATTTGAACTTGCTGCGGCACTCGAAAAGGGATGCGATACCGTTATTACGGTTGGAGCTACCCAGTCGAATCATGCGAGGATGACTGCCGCCGCATGCCGGAAAACAGGACTTGATATCAAACTCGTTTTGGGTGGCGATGATGTAAATGAACTGAACGGCAACCTCCTTTTGGATGCGTTGTATGGAGCGGATATCCGATATATAGTCGGAAGTTGTGATGAAGATGTACTGAACAGCGAAATGTACAAATGGTCGGACGAACTCATTTCTTCGGGGAAGAAACCATATACGATCATAATGGGGGCATCCACTCCGCTCGGAGCAATCGGGTATGTTGCAGCGATGAAAGAAATCGCAGACCAGTTCGGAGACCAACCCGTTCAGGTGGTTCTTACTGTCAGCTCGTGCGGCATGTACGCGGGAGTCGCCCTTGGTGCGGCGATGTACATGCCTCAAGCAAAAATCATCGGGATAAGTGTTTCACACGACAAAAAATTTATTGAAAAACGGACCCGGGAATTGATGGCTGAAAGCTGCCGGTTACTTGGAGCTGATCACAGATATGCAGAGCAAGACCTCCACATTTATGACGAATATTACGAAGAATATGCAGTTCCGGTCAAAGGAGCTCAGGAAGCAAGTGCCGTTTGTGCAAACCTCGAAGCAATGATTCTCGATCAGGTATATACAGGCAAAGCGATGTACGGGCTGTTCGAGCTTGCCTGCGCCGGTATACTGAACGGGGAAGTACCCGTGATCTTCATTCATTCCGGAGGAATGCCGGCAATATTTGCGAGACCTTTACCGGTTGGGGAGTATATAAAATTCAGGAAGATCGGGGTTTAA